Proteins encoded by one window of Pseudomonas sp. PSKL.D1:
- a CDS encoding MetQ/NlpA family ABC transporter substrate-binding protein has translation MKKLLAVAAAVAAFSAHAGDLTVAATPVPHAEILNFVKPQLAKEGVELKVKEFTDYIQPNVQVAEKRLDANFFQHQPYLDEFNKAKGTQLVSVTGVHIEPLGVYSAKIKKLDELSSGATVVIPNDATNGGRALLLLDKAGVIKLKDNKNILSTVKDVAENPKNIKFRELEAATIPRVLTQVDAALINTNYALEAKLNPEKDALAIEGSDSPYVNILVARPDNKDSDDMKKLAAALHSPEVKKFIEEKYKGAVVPAF, from the coding sequence ATGAAGAAACTGCTTGCTGTCGCTGCCGCTGTCGCGGCCTTCTCGGCCCACGCGGGTGACCTGACCGTTGCCGCTACCCCGGTGCCGCACGCCGAAATCCTCAACTTCGTCAAACCGCAACTGGCGAAGGAGGGCGTGGAGCTGAAGGTCAAGGAATTCACCGACTACATCCAGCCAAACGTGCAGGTGGCGGAAAAGCGCCTGGACGCCAACTTCTTCCAGCACCAGCCGTACCTGGATGAATTCAACAAGGCCAAGGGCACTCAGCTGGTGAGCGTTACCGGCGTGCACATCGAGCCGCTGGGTGTGTACTCGGCCAAGATCAAGAAGCTGGACGAGCTGTCCTCCGGCGCCACCGTGGTCATCCCCAACGATGCCACCAACGGCGGCCGTGCACTGCTGCTGCTGGACAAAGCCGGCGTGATCAAGCTCAAGGACAACAAAAACATCCTGTCGACCGTGAAGGATGTGGCCGAGAACCCGAAAAACATCAAGTTCCGTGAACTGGAAGCGGCCACCATCCCGCGTGTGCTGACCCAGGTGGATGCAGCGCTGATCAACACCAACTATGCACTGGAAGCCAAGCTGAACCCTGAAAAGGATGCGCTGGCCATCGAAGGCAGCGACTCGCCGTACGTGAACATCCTGGTTGCCCGCCCGGACAACAAGGATTCGGACGACATGAAGAAGCTGGCGGCTGCGCTGCATTCGCCTGAGGTGAAGAAGTTCATCGAAGAGAAGTACAAGGGCGCTGTGGTTCCAGCGTTCTAA
- a CDS encoding methionine ABC transporter permease, translating to MDALNFFANVDWAEIWLATIDTMIMLFGSLFFTVLLGLPLGVLLFLCGPRQMFEQKGVYALLSFIVNVLRSLPFIILLIVMIPVTVLITGTSLGVAGAIPPLVVGATPFFARLVETALREVDRGIIEATQSMGATTRQIITNALLPEARPGIFAAITVTAITLVSYTAMAGVVGAGGLGDLAIRFGYQRFQTDVMIVTVVLLLILVQVLQSVGDKLVVHFSRK from the coding sequence ATGGACGCGCTCAATTTCTTCGCCAACGTCGACTGGGCCGAAATCTGGCTGGCCACCATCGACACCATGATCATGCTGTTCGGCTCGCTGTTCTTCACCGTGCTGCTGGGCCTGCCACTGGGCGTGCTGCTGTTCCTGTGCGGCCCGCGGCAGATGTTCGAGCAAAAGGGCGTTTACGCGCTGCTGTCGTTCATCGTCAACGTACTGCGTTCGCTGCCGTTCATCATCCTGCTGATCGTGATGATTCCGGTAACCGTGCTGATCACAGGCACGTCGCTGGGCGTAGCCGGTGCCATTCCGCCGCTGGTGGTGGGCGCCACGCCGTTCTTCGCGCGGCTGGTGGAAACCGCCCTGCGTGAGGTGGACCGCGGCATCATCGAAGCCACCCAGTCGATGGGCGCCACCACCCGCCAGATCATCACCAATGCACTGCTGCCAGAAGCCCGGCCGGGCATTTTCGCGGCCATCACCGTCACTGCCATCACCTTGGTGTCGTACACCGCCATGGCGGGTGTAGTCGGTGCCGGCGGCCTTGGCGACCTGGCAATCCGCTTCGGCTACCAGCGTTTCCAGACCGATGTGATGATCGTTACCGTCGTGCTGCTGCTGATTCTGGTTCAAGTACTGCAAAGCGTGGGCGACAAACTGGTCGTGCATTTTTCCCGTAAGTAA
- a CDS encoding methionine ABC transporter ATP-binding protein, whose translation MIEFQHVHKTYRVAGREIPALNPTSLSIENGQVFGLIGHSGAGKSTLLRLINRLEQPSGGKIIVDGEDVTAFNASQLRGFRQQVGMIFQHFNLLASKTVADNVALPLTLAGELSRAEIDKRVTELLARVGLQDHAKKYPAQLSGGQKQRVGIARALSTNPKILLCDEATSALDPQTTASVLQLLAEINRELKLTIVLITHEMDVIRRVCDRVAVMDAGQIVEQGTVAEVFLHPQHPTTKRFVQEDEQIDESEQRDDFAHVPGRIVRLTFQGDATYAPLLGTVARETGVDYSILAGRIDRIKDVPYGQLTLAVTGGDMDAAFDRFKAADVHMEVLR comes from the coding sequence GTGATCGAGTTCCAACATGTACATAAAACCTACCGCGTCGCCGGTAGGGAAATCCCCGCGCTAAACCCGACCAGCCTGAGCATCGAAAACGGCCAGGTCTTTGGCCTGATCGGCCATTCCGGCGCGGGCAAAAGCACCCTGCTGCGCCTGATCAATCGCCTGGAGCAGCCTTCCGGCGGCAAGATCATCGTGGATGGCGAAGACGTGACCGCGTTCAACGCCAGCCAGCTGCGCGGCTTCCGCCAGCAGGTCGGGATGATCTTCCAGCACTTCAACTTGCTGGCCTCCAAGACCGTTGCCGACAACGTGGCCCTGCCGCTGACCCTGGCCGGCGAGCTGTCGCGCGCCGAAATCGACAAGCGCGTCACCGAGCTGCTGGCCCGTGTTGGCCTGCAGGACCACGCGAAGAAATACCCCGCACAGCTGTCGGGCGGCCAAAAACAGCGCGTCGGCATTGCCCGCGCCTTGTCCACCAACCCGAAAATCCTGCTGTGCGACGAGGCCACCAGCGCCCTCGACCCGCAAACTACGGCTTCGGTGTTGCAGTTACTGGCCGAAATCAACCGGGAACTGAAGCTCACCATCGTGCTGATCACCCACGAAATGGATGTGATCCGTCGCGTGTGCGACCGCGTTGCAGTGATGGACGCCGGGCAAATCGTCGAACAAGGCACCGTGGCCGAAGTGTTCCTGCACCCGCAGCACCCGACCACCAAACGCTTTGTGCAAGAAGACGAGCAGATCGACGAGAGCGAACAGCGCGATGATTTCGCCCACGTCCCGGGCCGCATCGTGCGCCTGACGTTCCAGGGCGATGCCACTTACGCTCCGCTGCTGGGCACCGTTGCCCGCGAAACCGGTGTGGATTACAGCATCCTTGCCGGGCGCATCGACCGCATCAAGGATGTGCCCTATGGGCAGCTGACCCTTGCCGTCACAGGCGGCGACATGGACGCAGCATTCGACCGCTTCAAGGCAGCTGACGTACATATGGAGGTACTGCGTTGA
- the katE gene encoding catalase HPII: MPSKKTDAPKTSEAAGTQTPDRANTNVKLQSLEAFRSDATGQALRTNHGVKIADNQNSLKAGPRGSSLLEDFILREKITHFDHERIPERIVHARGTGAHGYFQSYDSHSELTKAGFLQDPEKITPVFVRFSTVQGPRGSGDTVRDVRGFAVKFYTDEGNFDLVGNNMPVFFIQDAIKFPDFVHAVKPEPHNEMPTGGSAHDTFWDFVSLVPESAHMVIWAMSDRAIPRSLRMMEGFGVHTFRLINAQGVASFVKFHWKPRQGVHSMLWDEAQKVAGKDTDYHRRDLWDAIESGDYPEWELGVQVVPEADEHKFDFDLLDPTKLIPEELVPVRPLGKMVLNRNPDNFFAETEQVAFCPGHIVPGIDFSNDPLLQGRLFSYTDTQISRLGGPNFHEIPINRPVAPNHSSQRDAMHRMTIDKGRAAYEPNSIDGGWPRETPPAAQDGGFESYQERIDAHKIRQRSESFGDHFSQARLFFQSMSETEQQHIIKAYCFELGKVERGTIRQRVVNEILANIDLKLAAAVADNLGLAAPKQATVKVKGSKPAKSKALSQMNHPGDVGIKGRKIALLVSDGVDAGSVDRLVKALEAESARLMLLGPSSAPVKTADGKQMPVDASIEGMPSIMFDGVVVPAGKASIEALMASGVAKHFLLEGYKHLKAMVLPNELAKGLGLKSDKGLLVGDEQKVVDGFVKAVEGHRVWAREAAAESVPA, translated from the coding sequence ATGCCCAGCAAGAAGACGGACGCGCCCAAAACCAGTGAAGCGGCCGGTACCCAAACCCCCGACCGGGCCAATACCAACGTAAAGCTGCAGAGCCTGGAAGCGTTTCGCAGCGATGCCACCGGCCAGGCCCTGCGAACCAATCACGGTGTGAAAATTGCCGATAACCAGAACAGCTTGAAGGCAGGACCGCGTGGGTCGTCCCTGCTGGAGGATTTCATCCTGCGGGAGAAAATCACCCATTTTGACCATGAGCGAATCCCGGAGCGGATTGTTCATGCTCGCGGCACGGGGGCGCATGGTTACTTTCAGAGCTATGACAGCCACAGCGAATTGACCAAGGCCGGTTTCCTGCAAGACCCAGAGAAGATAACCCCCGTTTTCGTGCGTTTTTCCACAGTCCAGGGGCCGCGCGGTTCCGGCGATACGGTGCGCGATGTGCGTGGCTTCGCGGTGAAGTTTTACACCGATGAAGGCAATTTCGACCTGGTGGGCAACAACATGCCGGTGTTCTTCATCCAGGACGCCATCAAGTTTCCAGACTTCGTGCATGCAGTGAAACCCGAGCCCCATAACGAGATGCCCACCGGCGGCTCGGCCCACGACACCTTCTGGGACTTTGTTTCACTGGTGCCGGAGTCGGCACACATGGTCATCTGGGCTATGTCTGACCGCGCCATCCCACGTAGCCTGCGGATGATGGAAGGCTTTGGCGTGCACACTTTCCGCCTGATCAACGCCCAAGGGGTAGCCAGTTTCGTCAAGTTTCACTGGAAACCGCGCCAAGGCGTGCATTCGATGCTGTGGGACGAAGCCCAGAAGGTGGCAGGCAAGGACACGGACTACCATCGCCGCGACCTGTGGGATGCCATCGAAAGCGGTGACTACCCCGAATGGGAGTTAGGCGTGCAGGTCGTGCCTGAAGCTGACGAACACAAGTTCGATTTCGACTTGCTGGACCCTACCAAGCTGATCCCTGAAGAGCTGGTACCGGTGAGGCCGCTGGGCAAGATGGTGCTCAACCGCAACCCGGACAACTTCTTCGCCGAAACCGAGCAGGTTGCCTTCTGCCCAGGGCACATCGTGCCGGGCATCGACTTCAGCAACGACCCCCTGCTACAGGGCCGCCTGTTCTCTTACACCGATACCCAGATCAGCCGGCTTGGTGGGCCGAACTTTCACGAAATCCCGATCAATCGCCCGGTGGCACCGAACCACAGCAGCCAGCGCGACGCCATGCACCGCATGACCATCGACAAGGGCCGTGCCGCCTACGAGCCCAATTCGATTGACGGCGGCTGGCCGCGAGAAACCCCGCCAGCTGCACAGGATGGCGGCTTCGAGAGCTACCAGGAGCGTATCGACGCGCACAAGATCCGCCAGCGCAGCGAGTCGTTCGGCGATCATTTTTCGCAGGCGCGGCTGTTCTTCCAGAGCATGAGCGAGACCGAGCAGCAGCACATTATCAAGGCTTACTGCTTCGAACTGGGCAAGGTTGAGCGCGGCACCATCCGCCAGCGGGTGGTCAACGAGATACTGGCCAATATCGACCTGAAGCTCGCAGCAGCGGTGGCGGATAACCTGGGCCTGGCGGCACCGAAGCAGGCGACGGTCAAGGTAAAAGGCAGCAAACCCGCAAAATCCAAAGCATTGAGCCAGATGAACCACCCAGGGGATGTGGGTATCAAGGGCCGCAAGATAGCTCTGCTGGTGTCAGACGGCGTGGATGCCGGGAGCGTCGACAGGCTGGTGAAGGCACTGGAAGCAGAAAGCGCGAGGCTGATGCTGTTGGGCCCCAGTTCGGCTCCCGTGAAAACGGCGGATGGAAAGCAGATGCCGGTGGATGCATCAATTGAAGGCATGCCATCAATCATGTTCGATGGGGTTGTGGTGCCTGCGGGCAAGGCTTCCATTGAAGCCCTGATGGCCAGTGGCGTGGCCAAGCATTTCCTGCTTGAAGGTTACAAGCACTTGAAGGCGATGGTGCTGCCTAACGAGCTGGCAAAGGGTTTGGGGCTTAAGTCAGATAAAGGGCTTTTGGTGGGCGATGAGCAGAAAGTGGTGGATGGCTTTGTGAAAGCGGTTGAGGGGCATCGGGTTTGGGCGCGGGAAGCGGCAGCTGAGTCTGTGCCTGCCTGA
- a CDS encoding PA5502 family lipoprotein, whose translation MKPFASRYLLVAAFSLFLAACSSAPVEQAAPAQADAWQQLQQSIASNELATAEDQLATLQAQSPDDARLEQYQRQLAEAYLQRSQIVLQKGDVNAAATALARARALMPQAPAVTGGDAVSQARKAELEKAEAALKAAEAKPQARVIDPTAPSTVIALKTTDIAAMRRQLDEIAKDVVNYQCEVVFQVPRTEDAPWLKTLLQKRVHKIDSGFSLKQKHEIQRSMPAQVVLVPHQR comes from the coding sequence ATGAAGCCGTTCGCATCCCGTTATCTGCTTGTTGCCGCGTTTTCCCTGTTCCTGGCTGCGTGTTCCAGCGCACCGGTCGAGCAGGCTGCACCTGCCCAAGCCGATGCCTGGCAGCAGCTGCAACAGAGTATCGCCAGCAATGAGCTGGCCACCGCCGAAGATCAACTGGCCACCCTGCAGGCCCAGTCGCCCGATGATGCACGCCTGGAGCAGTATCAGCGCCAACTTGCCGAAGCTTACCTGCAGCGCAGCCAGATCGTGCTGCAGAAGGGCGATGTGAACGCGGCTGCAACCGCGTTGGCGCGTGCCCGTGCGTTAATGCCACAAGCCCCGGCAGTAACGGGTGGTGATGCCGTCAGCCAAGCCCGCAAGGCCGAGCTGGAAAAAGCCGAAGCAGCGCTGAAGGCAGCGGAGGCCAAACCTCAGGCACGCGTAATCGACCCAACGGCGCCAAGCACCGTGATCGCCTTGAAAACCACTGACATTGCTGCAATGCGTCGCCAGCTGGACGAAATTGCCAAGGACGTCGTGAATTATCAATGTGAGGTGGTATTTCAGGTGCCACGCACCGAGGACGCACCCTGGTTGAAGACGTTGCTGCAGAAGCGGGTGCACAAGATCGATAGTGGCTTCAGCTTGAAGCAGAAACATGAGATTCAGCGCTCGATGCCGGCCCAAGTGGTACTGGTCCCGCATCAGCGCTGA
- the znuB gene encoding zinc ABC transporter permease subunit ZnuB — MADFLLYALLAGLSLAVVAGPLGSFVVWRRMAYFGDTLSHAALLGVALGFALDVSPALAVTVGCLLLAILLVTLQQRQPLASDTLLGILAPSTLSLGLVVLSFMHDVRIDLMAYLFGDLLAISTTDLSWILGGSALVLLLLAVLWRPLLAVTVHEELAMVEGLPVAGLRMALMLLIAVVIAVAMKIVGVLLITSLLIIPAAAAQRHARSPEQMALGASLLGITAVCGGLAMSWFKDTPAGPSIVVCAAMLFLLSLALPKR; from the coding sequence ATGGCTGATTTTCTTCTCTACGCCTTGCTTGCGGGTTTGTCCCTGGCGGTAGTAGCTGGCCCTTTGGGTTCTTTCGTGGTGTGGCGGCGCATGGCCTATTTCGGCGATACGTTGTCCCATGCCGCTTTGCTGGGGGTCGCGCTGGGCTTTGCGCTGGACGTGAGCCCGGCATTAGCGGTAACCGTCGGCTGCCTGTTGTTGGCGATCCTGCTGGTGACCTTGCAGCAACGCCAGCCTCTGGCCTCGGACACGCTGCTAGGCATCCTGGCCCCCAGCACCCTCTCGCTGGGCCTGGTAGTGCTGAGCTTCATGCATGATGTTCGTATCGACCTGATGGCCTACCTGTTTGGTGACCTATTGGCCATCAGCACCACCGACCTGTCCTGGATCCTCGGTGGCAGCGCCTTGGTCTTGCTGCTGCTCGCAGTGCTGTGGCGGCCTCTGCTGGCAGTCACCGTGCATGAGGAACTGGCCATGGTCGAAGGCCTGCCTGTCGCGGGCCTGCGCATGGCGCTGATGCTGCTGATTGCGGTGGTCATCGCCGTTGCCATGAAGATTGTCGGCGTGCTGCTGATTACCTCGCTGCTGATCATTCCCGCCGCTGCGGCACAACGCCACGCACGGTCACCCGAACAGATGGCGCTGGGCGCCAGCCTGCTAGGCATCACGGCTGTTTGCGGGGGCCTGGCCATGTCGTGGTTCAAGGACACCCCTGCCGGCCCTTCGATCGTGGTCTGCGCAGCAATGCTATTCTTGCTGAGCCTGGCCCTGCCAAAGCGCTGA
- the znuC gene encoding zinc ABC transporter ATP-binding protein ZnuC yields MSDALIRLEQVGVTFGGEAVLDSIELSVAPGQIVTLIGPNGAGKTTLVRAVLGLLKPHRGKVWRRPKLRIGYMPQKIQVDATLPLSVLRFLRLVPGVDRAAALSALQEVGAEQVIDSPIQTISGGEMQRVLLARALLREPELLVLDEPVQGVDVVGQTELYNLITRLRDRHGCGVLMVSHDLHLVMSATDQVVCLNRHVCCSGHPEQVSNDPAFVELFGQNAPSLAVYHHHHDHSHDLHDSVIAPGTHVHGEHCKHG; encoded by the coding sequence ATGAGCGATGCGCTGATCCGCCTTGAGCAGGTCGGTGTCACGTTTGGTGGCGAGGCCGTGCTCGACAGTATCGAGCTTTCGGTTGCCCCTGGGCAGATCGTGACCCTGATCGGCCCCAACGGTGCCGGCAAGACCACGCTGGTGCGTGCCGTGCTCGGTTTGCTCAAGCCACACCGGGGCAAGGTGTGGCGCCGGCCGAAGTTGCGCATCGGCTACATGCCGCAAAAAATTCAGGTAGACGCCACGCTGCCGCTGTCGGTGCTGCGCTTCTTGCGCCTGGTGCCCGGCGTAGACCGCGCGGCAGCCTTGTCGGCGCTGCAGGAAGTGGGGGCTGAGCAGGTTATCGACAGCCCGATCCAGACCATTTCCGGCGGTGAAATGCAGCGCGTGCTGCTGGCCCGCGCCCTGTTGCGCGAACCTGAACTGCTCGTCCTGGACGAGCCAGTACAGGGCGTCGACGTGGTCGGCCAAACCGAGCTGTACAACCTCATCACCCGCCTGCGCGATCGCCATGGTTGCGGTGTGCTGATGGTTTCCCATGACCTGCACCTGGTGATGAGCGCCACCGACCAGGTTGTGTGCCTGAACCGCCATGTGTGCTGCTCCGGCCACCCCGAACAGGTCAGCAATGACCCGGCCTTCGTCGAGCTGTTCGGCCAGAACGCGCCGAGCCTGGCCGTCTATCACCACCATCACGACCACAGCCACGACCTGCATGACTCGGTCATCGCCCCCGGCACCCATGTTCACGGAGAGCACTGCAAGCATGGCTGA
- the zur gene encoding zinc uptake transcriptional repressor Zur, translated as MSITPLAHRPHDHSHCVHSALAEADALCTRQGLRLTALRKRVLELVWQSHKPLGAYDILAVLSEQDGRRAAPPTVYRALDFLLENGLVHRIASLNAFIGCSHPEHVHQGQFLICRECHVAIELEQESISGAIVASANAVGFSVETQTVEIVGLCGNCRSAA; from the coding sequence ATGTCCATCACGCCGCTGGCTCACCGTCCTCACGATCACTCCCACTGCGTCCACAGCGCCTTGGCCGAAGCCGATGCCCTGTGCACCCGCCAAGGCTTGCGCCTGACCGCATTGCGCAAGCGGGTGCTGGAACTGGTGTGGCAAAGCCACAAACCGCTGGGTGCCTATGACATCCTGGCCGTGCTGAGCGAGCAGGACGGGCGCCGGGCTGCGCCACCCACCGTTTACCGTGCCTTGGATTTCCTGCTGGAAAACGGGCTGGTACACCGCATCGCGTCGCTGAATGCCTTCATCGGCTGCAGCCACCCGGAGCACGTGCATCAGGGCCAGTTCCTGATTTGTCGTGAATGCCATGTGGCCATTGAGCTGGAGCAGGAAAGCATCAGCGGCGCAATCGTCGCCAGCGCGAATGCCGTGGGTTTCAGCGTTGAAACCCAGACGGTGGAAATTGTCGGCTTGTGCGGCAACTGCCGGAGCGCGGCATGA
- a CDS encoding zinc ABC transporter substrate-binding protein, whose product MSRFLVLFVAFIACSAQADVRVLTSIKPLQQIAAAVQDGVGSPDVLLPPGASPHHYALRPSDVRKVGDADLLYWIGPDMENFLPRVLAGRSKPTVAVQSLSGMSLRHFGEDSHSHEEEDHDDHDHDHRPGSLDAHLWLSSVNARVIATKMAADMAAADPANAARYQSNLKGFVERLDGLDARIKARVAGIADKPYFVFHEAFDYFEAAYGLKHTGVFSVASEVQPGAQHVAAMRKRLQEVGKTCVFSEPPLRPRLAETLTAGLPVRLAELDALGGTDPVDAKGYERLLEKLGGDLAGCLEQL is encoded by the coding sequence GTGTCCCGATTCCTTGTGCTTTTTGTCGCTTTCATCGCCTGTTCGGCCCAAGCCGACGTGCGTGTGCTGACCAGTATCAAACCCCTGCAGCAGATTGCCGCCGCCGTGCAGGACGGTGTCGGCAGCCCCGACGTCTTGCTGCCCCCCGGCGCTTCGCCGCATCACTACGCCCTGCGCCCGTCCGACGTACGGAAGGTTGGCGATGCTGACCTGCTCTACTGGATTGGCCCGGATATGGAAAACTTCCTGCCGCGAGTGCTGGCTGGCCGCAGCAAGCCCACAGTGGCCGTGCAGTCGCTGTCGGGCATGAGCCTTCGCCATTTTGGCGAGGACAGCCATTCCCACGAGGAAGAGGACCACGACGATCATGACCACGATCACCGGCCAGGTAGCCTGGATGCGCACCTTTGGTTGTCGTCCGTGAACGCTCGCGTGATCGCCACGAAGATGGCGGCCGACATGGCTGCTGCCGACCCGGCCAACGCAGCACGCTATCAGAGCAACCTGAAAGGCTTCGTTGAGCGCCTTGATGGGCTGGATGCGCGGATCAAGGCTCGTGTGGCCGGTATTGCCGACAAGCCCTACTTCGTGTTCCACGAAGCGTTCGATTACTTCGAGGCTGCCTATGGCCTGAAGCATACCGGCGTGTTCAGCGTGGCTTCCGAGGTGCAGCCGGGAGCTCAGCATGTGGCCGCAATGCGCAAGCGCCTGCAGGAAGTGGGCAAGACGTGTGTGTTCAGCGAGCCGCCACTGCGGCCTCGGTTGGCCGAAACGTTGACCGCCGGGTTGCCGGTGCGGTTGGCTGAGCTGGATGCCTTGGGTGGTACTGACCCGGTAGATGCCAAGGGTTATGAGCGTTTGCTGGAGAAGCTGGGCGGGGATTTGGCGGGGTGCCTGGAGCAGCTTTGA
- a CDS encoding homoserine kinase, whose protein sequence is MSVFTPVTRPELETFLAPYELGRLLDFQGIAAGTENSNFFVSLEQGEFVLTLIERGPSEDMPFFIELLDTLHAADMPVPYAIRDRDGNGLRELCGKPALLQPRLSGKHIKAPNNQHCAQVGELLAHIHLATRNKVIERKTDRGLDWMLASGAELMPRLTAEQAALLQPALAEITAHKAQILALPRANLHADLFRDNVMFEGTHLTGVIDFYNACSGPMLYDIAITVNDWCLDEQGAIDVPRAQALLAAYAALRPFTAAEAELWPEMLRVGCVRFWLSRLIAAESFAGMDVMIHDPSEFEVRLAQRQQVALKLPFAL, encoded by the coding sequence ATGTCAGTCTTCACCCCCGTGACCCGGCCCGAGCTGGAAACCTTTCTGGCGCCGTACGAGCTGGGCCGTCTGCTCGACTTCCAGGGCATTGCCGCCGGCACCGAGAACAGCAATTTCTTCGTCAGCCTTGAACAGGGGGAGTTCGTGCTGACGCTGATCGAGCGCGGGCCCAGCGAGGACATGCCGTTCTTCATCGAGCTGCTCGACACTCTGCACGCCGCCGACATGCCGGTGCCGTACGCCATCCGTGACCGCGACGGCAATGGCCTGCGCGAGCTGTGCGGCAAGCCGGCGCTGCTGCAGCCCCGGTTGTCGGGCAAGCACATCAAGGCGCCGAATAACCAGCACTGCGCGCAAGTTGGCGAGCTGCTGGCGCACATCCACCTGGCTACCCGCAATAAGGTCATTGAGCGCAAGACCGATCGGGGCCTGGACTGGATGCTGGCTTCCGGCGCCGAGCTGATGCCGCGCCTTACTGCTGAACAGGCTGCGCTGCTGCAGCCGGCACTCGCCGAAATTACCGCGCACAAGGCGCAGATCCTGGCGTTGCCACGGGCCAACCTGCATGCCGACCTGTTCCGCGACAACGTGATGTTCGAGGGGACGCACCTGACGGGCGTGATCGACTTCTACAACGCCTGCTCCGGCCCGATGCTGTATGACATCGCCATCACCGTGAACGACTGGTGCCTGGATGAGCAGGGTGCCATTGATGTGCCTCGGGCACAGGCATTGCTGGCGGCCTATGCGGCTTTGCGGCCTTTCACGGCGGCCGAGGCCGAGCTGTGGCCGGAGATGCTGCGGGTAGGGTGCGTGCGCTTCTGGCTGTCGCGCCTGATTGCGGCGGAGTCGTTTGCCGGGATGGATGTGATGATCCATGACCCGAGCGAATTCGAGGTGCGTTTGGCACAACGGCAACAGGTGGCCTTGAAGCTGCCGTTCGCCTTGTGA